In the genome of Buchnera aphidicola (Artemisaphis artemisicola), one region contains:
- a CDS encoding assimilatory sulfite reductase (NADPH) flavoprotein subunit, which produces MKNKNMLDLVLPLNSEQLNYLKKLEKTCSNIQFAWLSGYFWNIANHDSDLLSNKNNLIDNQDQIITIISASQTGNAKLLSQRLYEYLKKNNKIVRLINACDYKFKKIKDEKILILIISTQGEGEPPEEALSFHKFIMSNKAPKLNNLYYSIFGLGDTSYNLFCHAGKIFDKRFEELGAHSLLDRRDADIEYEEMYNKWSEELLISINNKNLTSKSSISNKEESSTIVKSNYTKINPAKATILTNQKITGRYSKKDVHHIEIDISNLNINYKPGDALGVWYKNDINLVKNILKSLSINTSDIIKIKNKTTTIINALINNFELTTNTKSIVKNYANFAKNKFLNDIINNDINLQNYATKTPLINMINNFPSKISSGQLISFLRPLTPRLYSISSSQAEIDNEIHITVGVVKKIISNYCHLGGASGYLSQYLKSDDTIKCFIEPNERFRLPNNKKTSIIMIGSGTGIAPFRAFMQQRDNDGSNGKNWIFFGNPTFTEDFLYQIEWQQYIKKGLLTKMSLAWSQDQDYKIYIQHKIRENGKEIWSWIEEGAAIYVCGNASKMAKDVEKALLDIISIHGGMNLEDSDEYLNNLRLNQRYKRDVY; this is translated from the coding sequence ATGAAAAATAAGAATATGCTTGATTTGGTACTTCCTTTAAATTCAGAACAGTTAAATTATTTAAAAAAACTCGAAAAAACTTGCTCTAATATTCAATTTGCTTGGTTATCAGGTTATTTTTGGAACATTGCTAATCATGATTCTGATTTGTTATCTAATAAAAATAATTTAATTGATAATCAAGATCAAATTATAACTATTATTTCTGCTTCTCAAACTGGAAATGCTAAGTTATTATCTCAACGTCTTTATGAATATTTAAAAAAAAATAATAAAATCGTTCGTTTAATTAATGCTTGTGATTATAAATTTAAAAAAATAAAAGATGAAAAAATATTAATTTTAATTATTTCTACTCAAGGAGAAGGAGAACCTCCAGAAGAGGCATTATCTTTTCATAAATTTATAATGTCTAATAAAGCTCCAAAATTAAATAATTTATATTATAGTATTTTTGGATTGGGAGATACATCTTATAATTTATTTTGTCATGCAGGAAAAATTTTTGATAAAAGATTCGAAGAATTAGGTGCTCATTCTTTATTAGATCGACGTGATGCTGATATTGAATATGAAGAAATGTACAATAAATGGTCTGAAGAATTATTAATTTCTATTAATAATAAAAATTTAACTTCTAAATCTTCAATATCTAATAAAGAAGAATCATCTACAATTGTAAAATCTAATTATACGAAAATAAATCCTGCTAAAGCTACTATTTTAACAAATCAAAAAATAACTGGTCGATATTCTAAAAAAGATGTACATCATATTGAGATTGATATTAGTAATTTAAATATTAATTATAAACCTGGAGATGCACTTGGAGTTTGGTATAAAAATGATATTAACTTAGTTAAAAATATACTTAAATCACTTTCTATTAACACCTCTGATATTATTAAAATTAAAAATAAAACTACAACTATTATCAATGCTTTAATAAATAATTTTGAATTAACTACTAATACTAAAAGTATTGTAAAAAATTATGCTAATTTTGCAAAAAATAAATTTTTAAATGACATTATAAATAATGATATAAATTTACAAAATTATGCTACTAAAACTCCTTTAATTAATATGATTAATAATTTTCCATCAAAAATATCTTCTGGACAATTAATTAGTTTTCTACGTCCGTTAACTCCAAGATTATATTCTATTTCTTCATCTCAAGCTGAAATTGATAATGAAATTCATATTACAGTTGGAGTTGTTAAAAAAATTATTTCTAATTATTGCCATTTAGGAGGAGCATCTGGTTATCTTTCTCAATATTTAAAATCTGATGATACAATTAAATGTTTTATTGAACCTAATGAGCGTTTTCGATTACCTAACAATAAAAAAACTTCAATTATAATGATTGGTTCAGGAACAGGAATTGCTCCATTTCGTGCTTTCATGCAGCAACGAGATAATGATGGATCTAATGGAAAAAATTGGATTTTTTTTGGAAATCCTACTTTTACTGAAGATTTTTTATATCAAATAGAATGGCAACAATACATAAAGAAAGGACTTCTTACTAAAATGAGCTTAGCTTGGTCTCAAGATCAAGACTATAAAATATATATACAACATAAAATTAGAGAAAATGGTAAGGAAATATGGTCTTGGATAGAAGAAGGAGCTGCAATTTATGTTTGTGGAAACGCTTCTAAAATGGCAAAAGATGTTGAAAAAGCATTATTAGATATCATTAGTATTCATGGTGGAATGAATCTTGAAGATTCTGATGAATATTTAAATAATTTACGTTTAAATCAACGTTATAAAAGAGATGTATATTAA
- the cysI gene encoding assimilatory sulfite reductase (NADPH) hemoprotein subunit codes for MKKNNSKIVLEKTMTDAERIKYNSNYLRGTIIDDLKNEITNGFSGDNFSLIRFHGMYQQDDRDLRLERNEQKLEPRYAMMLRCRLPGGIIKAKKWLKIDNFASQYTLYGTIRLTNRQTFQFHGILKKKLKDAHKMLQDIELDSLGTANDVNRNVLCTSNPMESLIHQEAYEWAKKISNFLLPQTKAYAEIWLDQKKIATTDKEPILGKTYLPRKFKTTVVVPPYNDVDLYANDMNFIAITKNKKIIGFNVLIGGGLSFIHGNKNTWPFLAREIGYISIKDTLSVAKAIVTTQRDWGNRTDRSNAKTRYTIHNFSLSAFKREVEKRSNVNLEPIRTYNFISRGDRFGWIKDINNNWNLTLFIPNGRIYDNNNQLLKSGLSKIAKIHEGNFRLTSNQNIIVSEVSEKNKSKIEKIALSYGLINKITNLRKYAMACVSFPTCPLAMSEAERVLSSFITKLENIMLKYHVENETIIFRISGCPNGCGRSLLAEIGLIGKSIGRYNLYIGGNRIGSRIPKIYKENITENEIFTHLEHLIELWSTQRKEKEDFGDFVIRKGIVKEIINPILDFWN; via the coding sequence ATGAAAAAAAATAATTCAAAAATAGTTTTAGAAAAAACAATGACTGATGCAGAACGTATTAAATATAATAGTAATTATCTTAGAGGTACAATTATTGATGATTTAAAAAATGAAATAACTAATGGTTTTAGTGGAGATAATTTTTCATTAATTCGATTTCATGGCATGTATCAGCAAGACGATCGTGATTTAAGATTAGAACGTAATGAACAAAAATTGGAACCACGTTATGCTATGATGTTGCGTTGCCGATTACCAGGTGGAATTATTAAAGCAAAAAAATGGTTAAAAATTGACAATTTTGCTAGTCAATACACATTATATGGCACGATTAGACTGACGAATCGTCAAACTTTTCAATTTCATGGTATTTTAAAGAAAAAATTAAAAGATGCACATAAAATGTTACAAGATATAGAATTAGATTCATTAGGGACTGCTAATGATGTAAATAGAAACGTTCTTTGTACTTCTAATCCTATGGAATCTTTAATTCATCAGGAAGCTTATGAATGGGCTAAAAAAATTTCAAATTTTTTATTACCTCAAACTAAAGCTTACGCAGAAATTTGGCTTGATCAAAAAAAAATTGCTACAACAGATAAAGAACCAATTTTAGGAAAAACTTATTTACCAAGAAAATTCAAAACAACAGTAGTAGTTCCACCTTACAATGATGTAGATTTGTATGCAAATGATATGAATTTTATTGCTATTACTAAAAATAAAAAAATTATTGGTTTTAACGTTTTAATAGGAGGAGGTTTATCTTTTATTCATGGAAACAAAAACACATGGCCTTTTCTTGCTAGAGAAATAGGTTATATTTCTATAAAAGACACTTTATCTGTAGCCAAAGCTATAGTTACCACACAAAGAGATTGGGGTAATCGTACTGATCGCTCTAATGCAAAAACTAGATATACTATACATAACTTTAGTTTAAGTGCTTTTAAAAGAGAAGTAGAAAAACGATCAAATGTAAATCTTGAACCAATTCGTACTTATAATTTTATAAGTAGAGGCGATAGATTTGGTTGGATTAAAGATATTAATAATAATTGGAATCTAACATTATTTATTCCTAATGGACGTATATATGATAATAATAATCAATTGTTAAAATCTGGATTATCAAAAATAGCAAAAATTCATGAAGGTAATTTCAGATTAACTTCTAATCAAAATATAATTGTTTCTGAAGTATCTGAAAAAAATAAAAGTAAAATAGAAAAAATCGCTTTATCTTATGGATTAATAAATAAAATAACTAATTTACGTAAATATGCAATGGCATGTGTTTCCTTTCCAACTTGTCCTTTGGCGATGTCTGAAGCGGAACGTGTTCTGTCTTCTTTTATCACTAAATTAGAAAATATCATGTTAAAATATCATGTAGAAAACGAAACGATAATTTTTCGTATTTCTGGATGTCCAAATGGTTGCGGACGATCTTTATTAGCTGAAATTGGTTTAATTGGGAAATCTATAGGTCGATATAATTTATATATAGGAGGAAATAGAATAGGCAGTAGAATTCCAAAAATTTATAAAGAAAATATTACTGAGAATGAAATATTTACTCATTTAGAACATTTAATTGAGTTGTGGTCTACTCAAAGAAAAGAAAAAGAAGATTTTGGAGATTTTGTTATTAGAAAAGGTATTGTTAAAGAAATTATTAATCCTATTCTTGATTTTTGGAATTAG
- a CDS encoding DsbA family protein — translation MNKILIILCSIFFSYNILANESNNQEYLIKDKSIHNVPKVMDFFSFFCPYCYEFKKNYNIKNLIKNNINKNINIQTYHVDFLGGKLSKILTKSWIIAEQIGIEEKIIIPIFKGIQETHTINNINNIKKIFKQEGKVNKKTFNRFWNSLTIKVLVQKKNKDVKKSHLNHVPTMIINGKYIINYSTIENSFKDHFAEKCVKLIRFLIHKK, via the coding sequence ATGAATAAAATATTAATTATATTATGCAGTATTTTTTTTTCTTATAATATACTTGCCAATGAATCTAATAATCAAGAATATCTTATAAAAGATAAAAGTATACATAATGTTCCAAAGGTTATGGATTTTTTTTCGTTTTTTTGTCCTTATTGTTATGAATTTAAAAAAAATTATAATATTAAAAATTTAATAAAAAATAATATTAATAAAAATATCAATATTCAAACATATCATGTTGATTTTTTAGGAGGGAAATTAAGTAAAATTTTAACAAAATCTTGGATAATAGCAGAGCAAATCGGAATTGAAGAAAAAATTATTATTCCTATTTTTAAAGGAATTCAAGAAACTCATACCATTAATAATATAAATAATATAAAAAAAATATTTAAACAAGAAGGAAAGGTAAATAAAAAAACATTTAATCGTTTTTGGAATAGTTTAACAATAAAAGTATTAGTTCAAAAAAAAAATAAAGATGTTAAAAAATCTCATTTAAATCATGTTCCAACTATGATTATTAATGGAAAATATATTATTAATTACTCAACAATAGAAAATTCTTTTAAAGATCATTTTGCTGAAAAATGTGTTAAATTAATTAGATTTTTAATTCATAAAAAATAA
- the mutS gene encoding DNA mismatch repair protein MutS: MQKKINITNNLNNHTPIIKQYLSLKLKYPNTLLFYQIGDFYELFYQDAEYVSELLKITLTKKGFSNNKIVPMAGVPCHRAEYYLSKLVKLGESIAICNQMTETCSKNKLISRKVVRVITPGTVIDEAFLEDNEDSFICSIWKEKNEFGIAILDLSLGFFGVSKHCNSSSLLSEIERINPKEILYPENFFDISLIEKRKCLHKRPLLDFDLETSYKLLISQFKTHSLNGFGIEKDNFVIRPAGCLLQYVKLMHMTLLLNIRKLKYNYIEDNISMNPSTRKTLEITKNIIGEKKNTLSSILNKTVTSMGYRLLNRWLHSPLKDFNIVKNRHESVRYLQLFYKKLQPILRQVNDLERIYSRIALRTASPHDLIRMRSTLKILPDLHVILKKINFLHIKKIRLSIGYFKEILLLLNKSISSNPSACIRDGGVIASNYNTQLDELRLIKINSQEYINNFEQQEKKKLMIESFKIKFNKILGYYIQVSKRHVHLIPKNYIKVQTLKNTVRYTISWLKEYQEKVFKSEIQSLFLEKKLYEEIFNIVEPFLGKLQNSASALSELDVLVNLSERAVSLNYTQPMMTKKCEISLLDARHPVIEQCLKTPFITNSINLSKNQRMIIITGPNMGGKSTYMRQVALITIMAWIGSFVPAKNASIGLIDKIFTRIGASDDLSNGYSTFMMEMTEISNILHNATSNSLVLVDELGRGTSSNEGLALAWSCSQYLINQNKSMTLLSTHFLELTKLEFMEKFVKNFHFTAVEKDSQIAFLYKIKPGISKKSYGISVAALSGLPNIIIKNAKEKLIDLEKI, translated from the coding sequence ATGCAAAAAAAAATAAATATTACTAATAATTTGAACAATCATACTCCAATAATAAAGCAATATTTATCTTTAAAATTAAAATATCCTAATACGTTACTATTTTATCAAATAGGTGATTTTTATGAATTGTTTTATCAAGATGCTGAATATGTTTCCGAACTATTAAAGATTACTTTAACAAAAAAAGGATTTTCAAATAATAAGATAGTGCCAATGGCTGGTGTACCATGTCATCGAGCAGAATATTATTTATCAAAACTTGTAAAATTAGGAGAATCTATTGCAATCTGTAATCAAATGACTGAAACGTGTTCTAAAAATAAATTAATTTCTCGTAAAGTAGTACGTGTAATAACTCCTGGAACTGTTATAGATGAAGCGTTTCTTGAAGATAATGAAGATAGTTTTATATGTTCTATTTGGAAAGAAAAAAATGAGTTTGGAATTGCTATTTTAGATCTTTCATTAGGTTTTTTTGGAGTTTCTAAACATTGCAATTCTAGTTCTTTATTATCAGAAATTGAGCGTATTAATCCGAAAGAAATACTTTATCCAGAAAATTTTTTTGATATATCTTTAATTGAAAAAAGAAAATGTCTTCATAAACGTCCATTATTAGATTTTGATTTAGAAACATCTTACAAGTTACTTATTTCACAATTTAAAACTCATAGTTTAAATGGATTTGGTATAGAAAAAGATAATTTTGTCATACGTCCAGCTGGTTGTTTACTTCAATATGTTAAGTTAATGCATATGACTTTATTACTTAATATTCGAAAATTAAAATATAATTATATAGAAGATAATATTTCAATGAATCCTAGTACACGTAAAACTCTTGAAATTACTAAGAATATTATAGGAGAAAAAAAAAATACTCTATCTTCAATATTAAACAAAACAGTTACATCGATGGGTTATAGATTGTTGAATCGATGGCTGCATTCTCCATTAAAAGATTTTAATATAGTTAAAAATCGTCATGAAAGCGTTAGATATCTTCAGCTTTTTTATAAAAAATTACAACCTATTCTTCGTCAAGTTAATGATTTAGAAAGAATTTATTCTCGAATTGCTTTACGTACTGCTTCTCCTCATGATTTAATACGAATGCGTTCTACACTAAAAATTTTACCTGATTTACATGTAATTTTAAAAAAAATAAACTTTCTACATATTAAAAAAATACGATTATCTATTGGTTATTTTAAAGAAATTCTATTGTTGTTAAATAAATCTATCTCTTCAAATCCATCTGCATGTATTCGAGATGGAGGTGTAATAGCATCAAATTATAATACTCAGCTTGATGAATTGCGTTTAATTAAAATTAATTCTCAAGAATATATTAATAATTTTGAACAACAAGAAAAGAAAAAGTTAATGATTGAATCGTTTAAAATTAAATTTAATAAAATTCTTGGTTATTATATTCAAGTAAGTAAACGTCATGTTCATTTAATTCCAAAAAATTATATTAAAGTACAAACTTTAAAAAATACAGTACGTTATACTATATCTTGGTTAAAAGAATACCAAGAAAAAGTATTTAAATCAGAAATTCAGTCTTTATTCTTAGAAAAAAAATTATATGAAGAAATTTTTAATATTGTTGAGCCTTTTTTAGGAAAATTACAAAATAGTGCTTCAGCATTATCAGAATTAGATGTATTAGTAAATTTATCTGAACGCGCCGTATCTTTAAACTATACACAGCCTATGATGACTAAAAAATGTGAAATTTCTTTATTAGATGCTCGTCATCCAGTTATAGAACAATGTTTAAAAACACCTTTTATAACTAATTCTATAAATCTATCAAAAAATCAGAGAATGATTATCATAACAGGTCCAAATATGGGTGGAAAAAGCACTTATATGCGTCAAGTTGCTCTTATCACCATAATGGCATGGATAGGAAGTTTTGTGCCTGCAAAAAATGCATCTATTGGTTTAATTGATAAAATTTTTACGAGAATTGGTGCTTCAGATGATTTGAGTAATGGATATTCAACATTTATGATGGAAATGACTGAAATATCTAATATTCTTCATAATGCAACATCTAATAGTTTAGTTTTAGTTGATGAATTAGGAAGAGGCACTTCTTCTAATGAAGGACTTGCTTTAGCTTGGTCATGTTCACAATATTTAATTAATCAAAATAAATCAATGACGTTACTATCTACTCATTTTCTTGAGTTAACAAAATTAGAATTTATGGAAAAATTTGTAAAAAATTTTCATTTTACTGCAGTTGAAAAAGATTCTCAAATAGCTTTTTTATATAAAATTAAACCTGGTATTTCAAAAAAAAGTTATGGTATATCAGTTGCTGCATTATCTGGATTGCCTAACATTATTATAAAAAATGCAAAAGAAAAATTAATAGATCTAGAAAAAATATAA
- a CDS encoding 5'-3' exonuclease, which translates to MYHIKNPIIIIDGSLYLYSSYYGFSNVKNFLGEPSGAIYGILNIINNILIKYKDLKKIIIIFDSSKKTFRTKLFKEYKKNRPSMPLELFVQIKPLFEILKKIGIQVFKIPGIEADDIIGSLAFQLEKKGETVLIISHDKDMQQLVTKNINILNKKNNTIITPEIIKKKYGIKPIEFIDFLALIGDISDNIPGVPKVGIKTALSLLNSFSNLNNIYDNIEKIPFLPIRNAKNITIQLKKNKEIAFLSYQLATIKLDIPINITSNQIFSKKDCIKNLLNFLKNYFLRN; encoded by the coding sequence ATGTATCATATAAAAAATCCTATTATAATAATTGACGGAAGTTTATACTTATATTCATCTTATTATGGTTTTAGCAATGTTAAAAATTTTTTAGGTGAACCATCTGGCGCAATATATGGTATATTGAATATTATCAATAACATTCTAATTAAATATAAAGATTTAAAAAAAATTATTATAATATTTGATTCTTCTAAAAAAACATTTAGAACAAAATTATTTAAAGAATATAAAAAAAATAGACCATCAATGCCTCTTGAATTGTTTGTGCAAATTAAGCCGCTTTTTGAAATACTTAAAAAAATTGGTATTCAAGTATTTAAAATACCTGGAATCGAGGCAGATGATATTATTGGAAGTTTAGCATTTCAATTAGAAAAAAAAGGAGAAACAGTACTAATTATTAGTCATGATAAAGATATGCAACAACTTGTAACAAAAAATATTAACATATTAAATAAAAAAAATAATACTATTATTACTCCTGAAATAATAAAAAAAAAATATGGAATAAAACCTATAGAATTTATTGATTTTTTAGCTTTGATAGGAGATATTTCTGATAATATTCCTGGTGTTCCTAAAGTCGGTATAAAAACTGCATTATCTTTATTAAATAGCTTTTCTAATCTTAACAATATTTATGATAATATTGAAAAAATACCATTTTTACCTATACGCAATGCTAAAAATATTACAATTCAACTTAAAAAAAACAAGGAAATAGCTTTTCTTTCATATCAATTAGCAACTATAAAATTAGATATTCCGATTAATATAACATCAAATCAAATTTTTTCAAAAAAAGATTGCATAAAAAATTTATTAAACTTTTTAAAAAATTATTTTTTAAGAAATTAA